A single genomic interval of Rhinopithecus roxellana isolate Shanxi Qingling chromosome 11, ASM756505v1, whole genome shotgun sequence harbors:
- the TYSND1 gene encoding peroxisomal leader peptide-processing protease isoform X7: protein MGKQWGSAMRAAEQAGCVVSASRAGRPEAGPWSCSGVILSRSPGLVLCHGGIFVPFLRAGSEVLTAAGAAFLPGDSCSDDLRLHVQWAPTAAGPGGGAERGRPGLCTPQCAGLEPGPPAPSRGRPLQPRLPAELLLLLSCPAFWAHFARLFGDEAAEQWRFSSSAPDDEVSEEEEADQLRALGWFALLGVRLGQEEVEEERGPVVAVSPLGAVPKGAPLLVCGSPFGAFCPDIFLNTLSCGVLSNVAGPLLLTDARCLPGTEGGGVFTARPAGALVALVAAPLCWKAGEWVGFTLLCAAAPLFRAARDALRRLRPSAAALAALMPPEVGVPWGLPLRDSGPLWAAAAVLVECGTVWGSGVAVAPRLVVTCRHVSPREAARVLVRSTTPKSVAIWGRVVFATRESCPYDIAVVSLEEDLDDVPIPVPAEHFHEGGWHARDAADHVCCAQRLQWGTPLLQPLRKPPWHNHQQHPGQ from the exons ATGGGAAAGCAGTGGGGGTCTGCCATGAGGGCGGCCGAGCAGGCGGGCTGCGTGGTGAGCGCCTCCCGGGCCGGACGGCCAGAGGCGGGCCCATGGAGCTGCAGCGGGGTAATCCTGAGCCGTAGCCCGGGCCTGGTGCTTTGCCATGGGGGCATCTTCGTCCCCTTCCTGCGAGCTGGCAGCGAAGTCCTGACCGCGGCCGGCGCCGCCTTCCTGCCTGGCGACAGTTGCAGCGACGACCTGCGCCTGCACGTGCAGTGGGCCCCAACGGCCGCGGGTCCCGGGGGCGGCGCGGAGCGGGGCCGCCCAGGGCTGTGCACGCCCCAGTGCGCTGGCCTCGAGCCGGGCCCACCTGCCCCGTCCCGCGGGCGTCCCCTGCAGCCCCGGCTTCCCGCagagctgctgttgctgctgaGCTGCCCGGCCTTCTGGGCCCACTTCGCGCGCCTCTTCGGGGACGAGGCGGCGGAACAGTGGCGCTTCTCGAGCTCGGCGCCGGATGACGAAGTgtcggaggaggaggaggcggatcAACTGAGAGCGCTGGGCTGGTTCGCGCTACTGGGCGTGCGGCTAGgccaggaggaggtggaggaggagcgCGGGCCGGTCGTGGCCGTGTCGCCTCTCGGGGCCGTGCCCAAGGGCGCGCCATTGCTGGTCTGCGGCTCCCCTTTCGGCGCCTTCTGCCCTGACATCTTTCTCAACACGCTGAGCTGCGGGGTGCTCAGCAACGTGGCCGGCCCGCTGCTGCTTACCGACGCACGCTGCCTGCCCGGCACCGAGGGCGGCGGCGTGTTCACCGCGCGGCCCGCGGGGGCGCTGGTGGCGCTGGTGGCGGCGCCGCTCTGCTGGAAGGCCGGCGAATGGGTGGGCTTCACGCTGCTCTGTGCCGCCGCCCCACTTTTCCGCGCCGCCCGCGACGCGCTCCGCCGCCTGCGCCCCAGCGCCGCTGCCCTGGCCGCTCTCATGCCGCCAGAGGTGGGCGTCCCGTGGGGTCTGCCCCTCCGAGACTCCGGGCCCCTGTGGGCAGCCGCGGCCGTGTTGGTGGAGTGCGGCACCGTATGGGGCTCCGGAGTGGCTGTGGCACCCCGCCTTGTAGTGACCTGCCGGCACGTGTCCCCTCGGGAAGCAGCCAGGGTCCTGGTGCGCTCCACCACCCCCAA GAGTGTGGCCATCTGGGGCCGTGTGGTATTTGCCACTCGGGAGTCATGTCCCTATGACATAGCAGTGGTGAGCCTGGAGGAGGACCTGGATGATGTCCCCATCCCTGTGCCCGCTGAGCACTTCCACGAAG GTGGATGGCATGCCCGTGATGCTGCAGACCACGTGTGCTGTGCACAGCGGCTCCAGTGGGGGACCCCTCTTCTCCAACCACTCAGGAAACCTCCTTG GCATAATCACCAGCAACACCCGGGACAATAA
- the TYSND1 gene encoding peroxisomal leader peptide-processing protease isoform X1 yields MGKQWGSAMRAAEQAGCVVSASRAGRPEAGPWSCSGVILSRSPGLVLCHGGIFVPFLRAGSEVLTAAGAAFLPGDSCSDDLRLHVQWAPTAAGPGGGAERGRPGLCTPQCAGLEPGPPAPSRGRPLQPRLPAELLLLLSCPAFWAHFARLFGDEAAEQWRFSSSAPDDEVSEEEEADQLRALGWFALLGVRLGQEEVEEERGPVVAVSPLGAVPKGAPLLVCGSPFGAFCPDIFLNTLSCGVLSNVAGPLLLTDARCLPGTEGGGVFTARPAGALVALVAAPLCWKAGEWVGFTLLCAAAPLFRAARDALRRLRPSAAALAALMPPEVGVPWGLPLRDSGPLWAAAAVLVECGTVWGSGVAVAPRLVVTCRHVSPREAARVLVRSTTPKSVAIWGRVVFATRESCPYDIAVVSLEEDLDDVPIPVPAEHFHEGEAVSVVGFGVFGQACGPSVTSGILSAVVQVDGMPVMLQTTCAVHSGSSGGPLFSNHSGNLLGIITSNTRDNNTGATYPHLNFSIPITVLQPALQQYSQTQDLGGLRELDCAAEPVRVVWRLQRPLAEAPRSKL; encoded by the exons ATGGGAAAGCAGTGGGGGTCTGCCATGAGGGCGGCCGAGCAGGCGGGCTGCGTGGTGAGCGCCTCCCGGGCCGGACGGCCAGAGGCGGGCCCATGGAGCTGCAGCGGGGTAATCCTGAGCCGTAGCCCGGGCCTGGTGCTTTGCCATGGGGGCATCTTCGTCCCCTTCCTGCGAGCTGGCAGCGAAGTCCTGACCGCGGCCGGCGCCGCCTTCCTGCCTGGCGACAGTTGCAGCGACGACCTGCGCCTGCACGTGCAGTGGGCCCCAACGGCCGCGGGTCCCGGGGGCGGCGCGGAGCGGGGCCGCCCAGGGCTGTGCACGCCCCAGTGCGCTGGCCTCGAGCCGGGCCCACCTGCCCCGTCCCGCGGGCGTCCCCTGCAGCCCCGGCTTCCCGCagagctgctgttgctgctgaGCTGCCCGGCCTTCTGGGCCCACTTCGCGCGCCTCTTCGGGGACGAGGCGGCGGAACAGTGGCGCTTCTCGAGCTCGGCGCCGGATGACGAAGTgtcggaggaggaggaggcggatcAACTGAGAGCGCTGGGCTGGTTCGCGCTACTGGGCGTGCGGCTAGgccaggaggaggtggaggaggagcgCGGGCCGGTCGTGGCCGTGTCGCCTCTCGGGGCCGTGCCCAAGGGCGCGCCATTGCTGGTCTGCGGCTCCCCTTTCGGCGCCTTCTGCCCTGACATCTTTCTCAACACGCTGAGCTGCGGGGTGCTCAGCAACGTGGCCGGCCCGCTGCTGCTTACCGACGCACGCTGCCTGCCCGGCACCGAGGGCGGCGGCGTGTTCACCGCGCGGCCCGCGGGGGCGCTGGTGGCGCTGGTGGCGGCGCCGCTCTGCTGGAAGGCCGGCGAATGGGTGGGCTTCACGCTGCTCTGTGCCGCCGCCCCACTTTTCCGCGCCGCCCGCGACGCGCTCCGCCGCCTGCGCCCCAGCGCCGCTGCCCTGGCCGCTCTCATGCCGCCAGAGGTGGGCGTCCCGTGGGGTCTGCCCCTCCGAGACTCCGGGCCCCTGTGGGCAGCCGCGGCCGTGTTGGTGGAGTGCGGCACCGTATGGGGCTCCGGAGTGGCTGTGGCACCCCGCCTTGTAGTGACCTGCCGGCACGTGTCCCCTCGGGAAGCAGCCAGGGTCCTGGTGCGCTCCACCACCCCCAA GAGTGTGGCCATCTGGGGCCGTGTGGTATTTGCCACTCGGGAGTCATGTCCCTATGACATAGCAGTGGTGAGCCTGGAGGAGGACCTGGATGATGTCCCCATCCCTGTGCCCGCTGAGCACTTCCACGAAG GTGAGGCTGTGAGTGTGGTGGGCTTTGGCGTCTTTGGCCAGGCTTGTGGGCCTTCGGTGACCTCAGGCATCCTTTCGGCTGTGGTGCAGGTGGATGGCATGCCCGTGATGCTGCAGACCACGTGTGCTGTGCACAGCGGCTCCAGTGGGGGACCCCTCTTCTCCAACCACTCAGGAAACCTCCTTG GCATAATCACCAGCAACACCCGGGACAATAACACGGGGGCCACCTACCCCCACCTGAACTTCAGCATTCCCATCACGGTGCTCCAGCCGGCCCTGCAGCAGTACAGCCAGACCCAAGACCTGGGTGGCCTCCGGGAGCTGGACTGTGCTGCTGAGCCGGTCCGGGTGGTGTGGCGGCTGCAGCGCCCCCTGGCAGAGGCCCCGCGGAGCAAGCTCTGA
- the TYSND1 gene encoding peroxisomal leader peptide-processing protease isoform X8 — protein sequence MGKQWGSAMRAAEQAGCVVSASRAGRPEAGPWSCSGVILSRSPGLVLCHGGIFVPFLRAGSEVLTAAGAAFLPGDSCSDDLRLHVQWAPTAAGPGGGAERGRPGLCTPQCAGLEPGPPAPSRGRPLQPRLPAELLLLLSCPAFWAHFARLFGDEAAEQWRFSSSAPDDEVSEEEEADQLRALGWFALLGVRLGQEEVEEERGPVVAVSPLGAVPKGAPLLVCGSPFGAFCPDIFLNTLSCGVLSNVAGPLLLTDARCLPGTEGGGVFTARPAGALVALVAAPLCWKAGEWVGFTLLCAAAPLFRAARDALRRLRPSAAALAALMPPEVGVPWGLPLRDSGPLWAAAAVLVECGTVWGSGVAVAPRLVVTCRHVSPREAARVLVRSTTPKSVAIWGRVVFATRESCPYDIAVVSLEEDLDDVPIPVPAEHFHEGGWHARDAADHVCCAQRLQWGTPLLQPLRKPPC from the exons ATGGGAAAGCAGTGGGGGTCTGCCATGAGGGCGGCCGAGCAGGCGGGCTGCGTGGTGAGCGCCTCCCGGGCCGGACGGCCAGAGGCGGGCCCATGGAGCTGCAGCGGGGTAATCCTGAGCCGTAGCCCGGGCCTGGTGCTTTGCCATGGGGGCATCTTCGTCCCCTTCCTGCGAGCTGGCAGCGAAGTCCTGACCGCGGCCGGCGCCGCCTTCCTGCCTGGCGACAGTTGCAGCGACGACCTGCGCCTGCACGTGCAGTGGGCCCCAACGGCCGCGGGTCCCGGGGGCGGCGCGGAGCGGGGCCGCCCAGGGCTGTGCACGCCCCAGTGCGCTGGCCTCGAGCCGGGCCCACCTGCCCCGTCCCGCGGGCGTCCCCTGCAGCCCCGGCTTCCCGCagagctgctgttgctgctgaGCTGCCCGGCCTTCTGGGCCCACTTCGCGCGCCTCTTCGGGGACGAGGCGGCGGAACAGTGGCGCTTCTCGAGCTCGGCGCCGGATGACGAAGTgtcggaggaggaggaggcggatcAACTGAGAGCGCTGGGCTGGTTCGCGCTACTGGGCGTGCGGCTAGgccaggaggaggtggaggaggagcgCGGGCCGGTCGTGGCCGTGTCGCCTCTCGGGGCCGTGCCCAAGGGCGCGCCATTGCTGGTCTGCGGCTCCCCTTTCGGCGCCTTCTGCCCTGACATCTTTCTCAACACGCTGAGCTGCGGGGTGCTCAGCAACGTGGCCGGCCCGCTGCTGCTTACCGACGCACGCTGCCTGCCCGGCACCGAGGGCGGCGGCGTGTTCACCGCGCGGCCCGCGGGGGCGCTGGTGGCGCTGGTGGCGGCGCCGCTCTGCTGGAAGGCCGGCGAATGGGTGGGCTTCACGCTGCTCTGTGCCGCCGCCCCACTTTTCCGCGCCGCCCGCGACGCGCTCCGCCGCCTGCGCCCCAGCGCCGCTGCCCTGGCCGCTCTCATGCCGCCAGAGGTGGGCGTCCCGTGGGGTCTGCCCCTCCGAGACTCCGGGCCCCTGTGGGCAGCCGCGGCCGTGTTGGTGGAGTGCGGCACCGTATGGGGCTCCGGAGTGGCTGTGGCACCCCGCCTTGTAGTGACCTGCCGGCACGTGTCCCCTCGGGAAGCAGCCAGGGTCCTGGTGCGCTCCACCACCCCCAA GAGTGTGGCCATCTGGGGCCGTGTGGTATTTGCCACTCGGGAGTCATGTCCCTATGACATAGCAGTGGTGAGCCTGGAGGAGGACCTGGATGATGTCCCCATCCCTGTGCCCGCTGAGCACTTCCACGAAG GTGGATGGCATGCCCGTGATGCTGCAGACCACGTGTGCTGTGCACAGCGGCTCCAGTGGGGGACCCCTCTTCTCCAACCACTCAGGAAACCTCCTTG ttaa
- the TYSND1 gene encoding peroxisomal leader peptide-processing protease isoform X6 produces MGKQWGSAMRAAEQAGCVVSASRAGRPEAGPWSCSGVILSRSPGLVLCHGGIFVPFLRAGSEVLTAAGAAFLPGDSCSDDLRLHVQWAPTAAGPGGGAERGRPGLCTPQCAGLEPGPPAPSRGRPLQPRLPAELLLLLSCPAFWAHFARLFGDEAAEQWRFSSSAPDDEVSEEEEADQLRALGWFALLGVRLGQEEVEEERGPVVAVSPLGAVPKGAPLLVCGSPFGAFCPDIFLNTLSCGVLSNVAGPLLLTDARCLPGTEGGGVFTARPAGALVALVAAPLCWKAGEWVGFTLLCAAAPLFRAARDALRRLRPSAAALAALMPPEVGVPWGLPLRDSGPLWAAAAVLVECGTVWGSGVAVAPRLVVTCRHVSPREAARVLVRSTTPKSVAIWGRVVFATRESCPYDIAVVSLEEDLDDVPIPVPAEHFHEGGWHARDAADHVCCAQRLQWGTPLLQPLRKPPWSWISQSITDSKANRGWKGKANE; encoded by the exons ATGGGAAAGCAGTGGGGGTCTGCCATGAGGGCGGCCGAGCAGGCGGGCTGCGTGGTGAGCGCCTCCCGGGCCGGACGGCCAGAGGCGGGCCCATGGAGCTGCAGCGGGGTAATCCTGAGCCGTAGCCCGGGCCTGGTGCTTTGCCATGGGGGCATCTTCGTCCCCTTCCTGCGAGCTGGCAGCGAAGTCCTGACCGCGGCCGGCGCCGCCTTCCTGCCTGGCGACAGTTGCAGCGACGACCTGCGCCTGCACGTGCAGTGGGCCCCAACGGCCGCGGGTCCCGGGGGCGGCGCGGAGCGGGGCCGCCCAGGGCTGTGCACGCCCCAGTGCGCTGGCCTCGAGCCGGGCCCACCTGCCCCGTCCCGCGGGCGTCCCCTGCAGCCCCGGCTTCCCGCagagctgctgttgctgctgaGCTGCCCGGCCTTCTGGGCCCACTTCGCGCGCCTCTTCGGGGACGAGGCGGCGGAACAGTGGCGCTTCTCGAGCTCGGCGCCGGATGACGAAGTgtcggaggaggaggaggcggatcAACTGAGAGCGCTGGGCTGGTTCGCGCTACTGGGCGTGCGGCTAGgccaggaggaggtggaggaggagcgCGGGCCGGTCGTGGCCGTGTCGCCTCTCGGGGCCGTGCCCAAGGGCGCGCCATTGCTGGTCTGCGGCTCCCCTTTCGGCGCCTTCTGCCCTGACATCTTTCTCAACACGCTGAGCTGCGGGGTGCTCAGCAACGTGGCCGGCCCGCTGCTGCTTACCGACGCACGCTGCCTGCCCGGCACCGAGGGCGGCGGCGTGTTCACCGCGCGGCCCGCGGGGGCGCTGGTGGCGCTGGTGGCGGCGCCGCTCTGCTGGAAGGCCGGCGAATGGGTGGGCTTCACGCTGCTCTGTGCCGCCGCCCCACTTTTCCGCGCCGCCCGCGACGCGCTCCGCCGCCTGCGCCCCAGCGCCGCTGCCCTGGCCGCTCTCATGCCGCCAGAGGTGGGCGTCCCGTGGGGTCTGCCCCTCCGAGACTCCGGGCCCCTGTGGGCAGCCGCGGCCGTGTTGGTGGAGTGCGGCACCGTATGGGGCTCCGGAGTGGCTGTGGCACCCCGCCTTGTAGTGACCTGCCGGCACGTGTCCCCTCGGGAAGCAGCCAGGGTCCTGGTGCGCTCCACCACCCCCAA GAGTGTGGCCATCTGGGGCCGTGTGGTATTTGCCACTCGGGAGTCATGTCCCTATGACATAGCAGTGGTGAGCCTGGAGGAGGACCTGGATGATGTCCCCATCCCTGTGCCCGCTGAGCACTTCCACGAAG GTGGATGGCATGCCCGTGATGCTGCAGACCACGTGTGCTGTGCACAGCGGCTCCAGTGGGGGACCCCTCTTCTCCAACCACTCAGGAAACCTCCTTG GAGTTGGATTAGTCAAAGCATCACAGACTCAAAAGCCAACAGAGGCTGGAAAGGTAAAGCAAATGAATGA
- the TYSND1 gene encoding peroxisomal leader peptide-processing protease isoform X2, whose protein sequence is MGKQWGSAMRAAEQAGCVVSASRAGRPEAGPWSCSGVILSRSPGLVLCHGGIFVPFLRAGSEVLTAAGAAFLPGDSCSDDLRLHVQWAPTAAGPGGGAERGRPGLCTPQCAGLEPGPPAPSRGRPLQPRLPAELLLLLSCPAFWAHFARLFGDEAAEQWRFSSSAPDDEVSEEEEADQLRALGWFALLGVRLGQEEVEEERGPVVAVSPLGAVPKGAPLLVCGSPFGAFCPDIFLNTLSCGVLSNVAGPLLLTDARCLPGTEGGGVFTARPAGALVALVAAPLCWKAGEWVGFTLLCAAAPLFRAARDALRRLRPSAAALAALMPPEVGVPWGLPLRDSGPLWAAAAVLVECGTVWGSGVAVAPRLVVTCRHVSPREAARVLVRSTTPKSVAIWGRVVFATRESCPYDIAVVSLEEDLDDVPIPVPAEHFHEGEAVSVVGFGVFGQACGPSVTSGILSAVVQVDGMPVMLQTTCAVHSGSSGGPLFSNHSGNLLGVGLVKASQTQKPTEAGKVKQMNERRQQRGEGRRLN, encoded by the exons ATGGGAAAGCAGTGGGGGTCTGCCATGAGGGCGGCCGAGCAGGCGGGCTGCGTGGTGAGCGCCTCCCGGGCCGGACGGCCAGAGGCGGGCCCATGGAGCTGCAGCGGGGTAATCCTGAGCCGTAGCCCGGGCCTGGTGCTTTGCCATGGGGGCATCTTCGTCCCCTTCCTGCGAGCTGGCAGCGAAGTCCTGACCGCGGCCGGCGCCGCCTTCCTGCCTGGCGACAGTTGCAGCGACGACCTGCGCCTGCACGTGCAGTGGGCCCCAACGGCCGCGGGTCCCGGGGGCGGCGCGGAGCGGGGCCGCCCAGGGCTGTGCACGCCCCAGTGCGCTGGCCTCGAGCCGGGCCCACCTGCCCCGTCCCGCGGGCGTCCCCTGCAGCCCCGGCTTCCCGCagagctgctgttgctgctgaGCTGCCCGGCCTTCTGGGCCCACTTCGCGCGCCTCTTCGGGGACGAGGCGGCGGAACAGTGGCGCTTCTCGAGCTCGGCGCCGGATGACGAAGTgtcggaggaggaggaggcggatcAACTGAGAGCGCTGGGCTGGTTCGCGCTACTGGGCGTGCGGCTAGgccaggaggaggtggaggaggagcgCGGGCCGGTCGTGGCCGTGTCGCCTCTCGGGGCCGTGCCCAAGGGCGCGCCATTGCTGGTCTGCGGCTCCCCTTTCGGCGCCTTCTGCCCTGACATCTTTCTCAACACGCTGAGCTGCGGGGTGCTCAGCAACGTGGCCGGCCCGCTGCTGCTTACCGACGCACGCTGCCTGCCCGGCACCGAGGGCGGCGGCGTGTTCACCGCGCGGCCCGCGGGGGCGCTGGTGGCGCTGGTGGCGGCGCCGCTCTGCTGGAAGGCCGGCGAATGGGTGGGCTTCACGCTGCTCTGTGCCGCCGCCCCACTTTTCCGCGCCGCCCGCGACGCGCTCCGCCGCCTGCGCCCCAGCGCCGCTGCCCTGGCCGCTCTCATGCCGCCAGAGGTGGGCGTCCCGTGGGGTCTGCCCCTCCGAGACTCCGGGCCCCTGTGGGCAGCCGCGGCCGTGTTGGTGGAGTGCGGCACCGTATGGGGCTCCGGAGTGGCTGTGGCACCCCGCCTTGTAGTGACCTGCCGGCACGTGTCCCCTCGGGAAGCAGCCAGGGTCCTGGTGCGCTCCACCACCCCCAA GAGTGTGGCCATCTGGGGCCGTGTGGTATTTGCCACTCGGGAGTCATGTCCCTATGACATAGCAGTGGTGAGCCTGGAGGAGGACCTGGATGATGTCCCCATCCCTGTGCCCGCTGAGCACTTCCACGAAG GTGAGGCTGTGAGTGTGGTGGGCTTTGGCGTCTTTGGCCAGGCTTGTGGGCCTTCGGTGACCTCAGGCATCCTTTCGGCTGTGGTGCAGGTGGATGGCATGCCCGTGATGCTGCAGACCACGTGTGCTGTGCACAGCGGCTCCAGTGGGGGACCCCTCTTCTCCAACCACTCAGGAAACCTCCTTG GAGTTGGATTAGTCAAAGCATCACAGACTCAAAAGCCAACAGAGGCTGGAAAGGTAAAGCAAATGAATGAGAGAAGACaacagagaggggaggggaggcgtcTAAACTGA
- the TYSND1 gene encoding peroxisomal leader peptide-processing protease isoform X5, whose translation MGKQWGSAMRAAEQAGCVVSASRAGRPEAGPWSCSGVILSRSPGLVLCHGGIFVPFLRAGSEVLTAAGAAFLPGDSCSDDLRLHVQWAPTAAGPGGGAERGRPGLCTPQCAGLEPGPPAPSRGRPLQPRLPAELLLLLSCPAFWAHFARLFGDEAAEQWRFSSSAPDDEVSEEEEADQLRALGWFALLGVRLGQEEVEEERGPVVAVSPLGAVPKGAPLLVCGSPFGAFCPDIFLNTLSCGVLSNVAGPLLLTDARCLPGTEGGGVFTARPAGALVALVAAPLCWKAGEWVGFTLLCAAAPLFRAARDALRRLRPSAAALAALMPPEVGVPWGLPLRDSGPLWAAAAVLVECGTVWGSGVAVAPRLVVTCRHVSPREAARVLVRSTTPKSVAIWGRVVFATRESCPYDIAVVSLEEDLDDVPIPVPAEHFHEGGWHARDAADHVCCAQRLQWGTPLLQPLRKPPWSWISQSITDSKANRGWKVKTKERKILSLPWRSLADTTSAK comes from the exons ATGGGAAAGCAGTGGGGGTCTGCCATGAGGGCGGCCGAGCAGGCGGGCTGCGTGGTGAGCGCCTCCCGGGCCGGACGGCCAGAGGCGGGCCCATGGAGCTGCAGCGGGGTAATCCTGAGCCGTAGCCCGGGCCTGGTGCTTTGCCATGGGGGCATCTTCGTCCCCTTCCTGCGAGCTGGCAGCGAAGTCCTGACCGCGGCCGGCGCCGCCTTCCTGCCTGGCGACAGTTGCAGCGACGACCTGCGCCTGCACGTGCAGTGGGCCCCAACGGCCGCGGGTCCCGGGGGCGGCGCGGAGCGGGGCCGCCCAGGGCTGTGCACGCCCCAGTGCGCTGGCCTCGAGCCGGGCCCACCTGCCCCGTCCCGCGGGCGTCCCCTGCAGCCCCGGCTTCCCGCagagctgctgttgctgctgaGCTGCCCGGCCTTCTGGGCCCACTTCGCGCGCCTCTTCGGGGACGAGGCGGCGGAACAGTGGCGCTTCTCGAGCTCGGCGCCGGATGACGAAGTgtcggaggaggaggaggcggatcAACTGAGAGCGCTGGGCTGGTTCGCGCTACTGGGCGTGCGGCTAGgccaggaggaggtggaggaggagcgCGGGCCGGTCGTGGCCGTGTCGCCTCTCGGGGCCGTGCCCAAGGGCGCGCCATTGCTGGTCTGCGGCTCCCCTTTCGGCGCCTTCTGCCCTGACATCTTTCTCAACACGCTGAGCTGCGGGGTGCTCAGCAACGTGGCCGGCCCGCTGCTGCTTACCGACGCACGCTGCCTGCCCGGCACCGAGGGCGGCGGCGTGTTCACCGCGCGGCCCGCGGGGGCGCTGGTGGCGCTGGTGGCGGCGCCGCTCTGCTGGAAGGCCGGCGAATGGGTGGGCTTCACGCTGCTCTGTGCCGCCGCCCCACTTTTCCGCGCCGCCCGCGACGCGCTCCGCCGCCTGCGCCCCAGCGCCGCTGCCCTGGCCGCTCTCATGCCGCCAGAGGTGGGCGTCCCGTGGGGTCTGCCCCTCCGAGACTCCGGGCCCCTGTGGGCAGCCGCGGCCGTGTTGGTGGAGTGCGGCACCGTATGGGGCTCCGGAGTGGCTGTGGCACCCCGCCTTGTAGTGACCTGCCGGCACGTGTCCCCTCGGGAAGCAGCCAGGGTCCTGGTGCGCTCCACCACCCCCAA GAGTGTGGCCATCTGGGGCCGTGTGGTATTTGCCACTCGGGAGTCATGTCCCTATGACATAGCAGTGGTGAGCCTGGAGGAGGACCTGGATGATGTCCCCATCCCTGTGCCCGCTGAGCACTTCCACGAAG GTGGATGGCATGCCCGTGATGCTGCAGACCACGTGTGCTGTGCACAGCGGCTCCAGTGGGGGACCCCTCTTCTCCAACCACTCAGGAAACCTCCTTG GAGTTGGATTAGTCAAAGCATCACAGACTCAAAAGCCAACAGAGGCTGGAAAG ttaaaacaaaagaaaggaaaatactaAGTCTACCATGGAGAAGCCTGGCAGATACCACCTCAGCCAAGTGA
- the TYSND1 gene encoding peroxisomal leader peptide-processing protease isoform X4 — translation MGKQWGSAMRAAEQAGCVVSASRAGRPEAGPWSCSGVILSRSPGLVLCHGGIFVPFLRAGSEVLTAAGAAFLPGDSCSDDLRLHVQWAPTAAGPGGGAERGRPGLCTPQCAGLEPGPPAPSRGRPLQPRLPAELLLLLSCPAFWAHFARLFGDEAAEQWRFSSSAPDDEVSEEEEADQLRALGWFALLGVRLGQEEVEEERGPVVAVSPLGAVPKGAPLLVCGSPFGAFCPDIFLNTLSCGVLSNVAGPLLLTDARCLPGTEGGGVFTARPAGALVALVAAPLCWKAGEWVGFTLLCAAAPLFRAARDALRRLRPSAAALAALMPPEVGVPWGLPLRDSGPLWAAAAVLVECGTVWGSGVAVAPRLVVTCRHVSPREAARVLVRSTTPKSVAIWGRVVFATRESCPYDIAVVSLEEDLDDVPIPVPAEHFHEGEAVSVVGFGVFGQACGPSVTSGILSAVVQVDGMPVMLQTTCAVHSGSSGGPLFSNHSGNLLVKTKERKILSLPWRSLADTTSAK, via the exons ATGGGAAAGCAGTGGGGGTCTGCCATGAGGGCGGCCGAGCAGGCGGGCTGCGTGGTGAGCGCCTCCCGGGCCGGACGGCCAGAGGCGGGCCCATGGAGCTGCAGCGGGGTAATCCTGAGCCGTAGCCCGGGCCTGGTGCTTTGCCATGGGGGCATCTTCGTCCCCTTCCTGCGAGCTGGCAGCGAAGTCCTGACCGCGGCCGGCGCCGCCTTCCTGCCTGGCGACAGTTGCAGCGACGACCTGCGCCTGCACGTGCAGTGGGCCCCAACGGCCGCGGGTCCCGGGGGCGGCGCGGAGCGGGGCCGCCCAGGGCTGTGCACGCCCCAGTGCGCTGGCCTCGAGCCGGGCCCACCTGCCCCGTCCCGCGGGCGTCCCCTGCAGCCCCGGCTTCCCGCagagctgctgttgctgctgaGCTGCCCGGCCTTCTGGGCCCACTTCGCGCGCCTCTTCGGGGACGAGGCGGCGGAACAGTGGCGCTTCTCGAGCTCGGCGCCGGATGACGAAGTgtcggaggaggaggaggcggatcAACTGAGAGCGCTGGGCTGGTTCGCGCTACTGGGCGTGCGGCTAGgccaggaggaggtggaggaggagcgCGGGCCGGTCGTGGCCGTGTCGCCTCTCGGGGCCGTGCCCAAGGGCGCGCCATTGCTGGTCTGCGGCTCCCCTTTCGGCGCCTTCTGCCCTGACATCTTTCTCAACACGCTGAGCTGCGGGGTGCTCAGCAACGTGGCCGGCCCGCTGCTGCTTACCGACGCACGCTGCCTGCCCGGCACCGAGGGCGGCGGCGTGTTCACCGCGCGGCCCGCGGGGGCGCTGGTGGCGCTGGTGGCGGCGCCGCTCTGCTGGAAGGCCGGCGAATGGGTGGGCTTCACGCTGCTCTGTGCCGCCGCCCCACTTTTCCGCGCCGCCCGCGACGCGCTCCGCCGCCTGCGCCCCAGCGCCGCTGCCCTGGCCGCTCTCATGCCGCCAGAGGTGGGCGTCCCGTGGGGTCTGCCCCTCCGAGACTCCGGGCCCCTGTGGGCAGCCGCGGCCGTGTTGGTGGAGTGCGGCACCGTATGGGGCTCCGGAGTGGCTGTGGCACCCCGCCTTGTAGTGACCTGCCGGCACGTGTCCCCTCGGGAAGCAGCCAGGGTCCTGGTGCGCTCCACCACCCCCAA GAGTGTGGCCATCTGGGGCCGTGTGGTATTTGCCACTCGGGAGTCATGTCCCTATGACATAGCAGTGGTGAGCCTGGAGGAGGACCTGGATGATGTCCCCATCCCTGTGCCCGCTGAGCACTTCCACGAAG GTGAGGCTGTGAGTGTGGTGGGCTTTGGCGTCTTTGGCCAGGCTTGTGGGCCTTCGGTGACCTCAGGCATCCTTTCGGCTGTGGTGCAGGTGGATGGCATGCCCGTGATGCTGCAGACCACGTGTGCTGTGCACAGCGGCTCCAGTGGGGGACCCCTCTTCTCCAACCACTCAGGAAACCTCCTTG ttaaaacaaaagaaaggaaaatactaAGTCTACCATGGAGAAGCCTGGCAGATACCACCTCAGCCAAGTGA